Proteins from a genomic interval of Amycolatopsis sp. cg13:
- a CDS encoding LysM peptidoglycan-binding domain-containing protein, with amino-acid sequence MFSATSRYYSLPTAVCDLPDGRSVRFVQRRLLPQPEQLAQIGERVVKPRDRLDRIAGEVFGDAEQYWRIADANRATDPDALTAEPGRRLRITLPPGIPAGGTGG; translated from the coding sequence ATGTTCTCCGCGACCAGTCGTTACTACAGCCTGCCCACCGCGGTCTGCGACCTTCCCGACGGTCGTTCGGTCCGCTTCGTGCAGCGGCGGTTGCTGCCGCAGCCGGAGCAGCTCGCGCAGATCGGCGAGCGCGTGGTGAAGCCTCGCGACCGGCTCGATCGCATCGCGGGCGAGGTGTTCGGCGACGCCGAGCAGTACTGGCGGATCGCCGACGCGAACCGGGCGACGGATCCGGACGCGCTGACCGCGGAGCCGGGCCGCCGGCTGCGGATCACGCTGCCGCCCGGGATTCCGGCGGGAGGGACCGGTGGGTAA
- a CDS encoding ATP-binding protein: MTWEAANGRFLAASLEWLREVLRHPGEAVSTAAVDEAEAISPPPALTVLAARLGLSRFERDTLLLCAAVELDPSIAGLCAEAHGNPHMAYPTFGLALHVLPDPAWEAVSPQGGLRYWQLIEGVSGQGVVSAPLRAAERAVNYLKGLNSLDDRLSPLVTPLARTELSASQQRVAEEVASQWALAGPVQLTGADEAAKRQITAHAAEISGLAAYRLEASALPAQPVELDLLARSWQREAAVLPLALYLEDEGGARFLDRTTGPAVLAVREGGPGLRSIEVSPPTPAERAVAWREALGSDQPVIDALAAQFALDLPGIAAVAAVAGADPEKVWQECRVRTRPRLDGRAQRLESTASWDDLVLPEQSRRLLGEIADQVGQRTRVHETWGFGERGLGLSVLFAGPTGTGKTMAAEVLANRLALDLYRIDLSTVVSKYIGETEKNLRKLFDAAEGAILFFDEAESLFGKRGEVRDAHDRYATIEVDYLLQRMEAHRGLAILATNMRSALDTAFMRRLRFVVEFAFPGPVERKIMWQKAFPTRAPCEGLDFGRLAQLQTSGAMIRNIALNAAFLAAAAGSSITMETVLAAARTEFRKLELPVPERDFRR, from the coding sequence ATGACCTGGGAAGCGGCGAACGGACGCTTCCTCGCCGCGTCGCTGGAGTGGTTGCGGGAGGTGCTGCGGCACCCCGGCGAAGCGGTCTCGACCGCCGCTGTCGACGAAGCCGAGGCGATCAGCCCGCCGCCCGCGCTGACTGTGCTGGCGGCGCGGCTCGGGCTGTCCCGGTTCGAGCGGGACACCTTGCTGCTGTGCGCGGCGGTCGAGCTGGATCCGTCGATCGCCGGGCTTTGCGCCGAGGCGCACGGCAATCCGCACATGGCGTATCCGACGTTCGGGCTGGCTCTTCACGTGTTGCCCGATCCGGCGTGGGAAGCCGTATCGCCGCAAGGCGGTCTGCGGTACTGGCAGCTCATCGAGGGTGTTTCCGGGCAGGGCGTGGTGTCCGCGCCGTTGCGGGCGGCCGAGCGCGCGGTCAACTATCTGAAGGGGCTCAACAGTCTTGACGACCGGCTGAGTCCGCTGGTCACGCCGCTGGCCCGCACGGAGTTGTCGGCCTCGCAGCAGAGGGTTGCCGAGGAGGTCGCCAGTCAGTGGGCGCTCGCCGGTCCGGTTCAGCTCACCGGTGCCGACGAGGCCGCGAAACGACAGATCACCGCGCATGCGGCGGAGATCTCCGGGCTGGCGGCGTATCGACTTGAGGCGTCCGCGTTGCCCGCGCAGCCGGTGGAGTTGGACCTCCTCGCCCGGAGCTGGCAGCGCGAGGCCGCGGTGCTGCCGCTGGCGTTGTACCTCGAAGACGAGGGCGGAGCCCGGTTTCTCGACCGGACCACCGGACCGGCGGTGCTCGCCGTGCGGGAAGGCGGGCCGGGTCTCCGATCGATCGAGGTCAGCCCGCCGACGCCGGCGGAACGGGCGGTGGCGTGGCGGGAAGCGCTCGGGAGCGATCAGCCGGTGATCGACGCGCTGGCCGCGCAGTTCGCGCTCGACCTGCCGGGCATCGCGGCGGTGGCCGCGGTCGCGGGGGCCGATCCGGAGAAGGTGTGGCAGGAATGCCGCGTCCGCACCCGGCCGCGGCTGGACGGACGCGCGCAGCGGCTCGAGTCGACGGCGAGCTGGGACGATCTCGTGCTGCCGGAGCAGTCCCGCCGGTTGCTCGGCGAGATCGCCGACCAGGTGGGCCAACGCACGAGGGTGCACGAGACGTGGGGTTTCGGAGAACGCGGACTTGGCTTGAGCGTCCTGTTCGCCGGGCCGACCGGAACCGGCAAGACGATGGCGGCCGAGGTGCTCGCGAACCGGCTGGCACTCGATCTTTACCGGATCGATCTGTCCACAGTGGTCAGCAAGTACATCGGGGAGACCGAGAAGAACCTGCGGAAGCTCTTCGACGCGGCCGAGGGCGCGATCCTGTTCTTCGACGAGGCGGAATCGCTGTTCGGCAAACGCGGCGAGGTCCGCGACGCGCACGACCGGTACGCCACCATCGAGGTCGACTACCTGCTGCAGCGGATGGAAGCCCACCGCGGCCTGGCGATCCTGGCGACCAACATGCGTTCGGCGCTGGACACCGCCTTCATGCGCCGCCTGCGGTTCGTGGTCGAGTTCGCCTTCCCCGGCCCAGTTGAGCGGAAGATCATGTGGCAGAAGGCATTCCCGACCCGCGCGCCGTGCGAAGGCCTCGACTTCGGTCGGCTGGCGCAGCTGCAGACGAGCGGCGCGATGATCCGCAACATCGCGCTCAACGCGGCTTTCCTCGCGGCGGCTGCTGGATCGTCGATCACGATGGAGACCGTGCTGGCTGCCGCGCGTACTGAGTTCCGGAAGCTTGAACTTCCCGTGCCGGAACGGGATTTCCGGCGGTGA
- a CDS encoding DUF4255 domain-containing protein: MSDANAIEAVTEALVQLVLEGAREVESGAKVEARPPHETPGPSGDPQLNLFLYQIGIDESLRNEDPVGLRPGEHGDPQLPLVLHYLLTAYVPGGADTIAHRMLGGALRTLHEHPHLSRARLRQVQSPSNVSEQSELIRLTWQSFVEKDIYSLWSAFQTSYRLTVAFEAGPVLIDSRRPPRTAVPVLRRGALDRGPEAAASVESPYPQLTAAVPVAVGPDGLEHEQASVKLGGRVVLRGANLDQANEVRLSHPLLAGPVSIPVVPGSGAEVRFELTGPPQAFPAGLWSVAVVSGTTSTNEVSLAVAPEITSGMPMTVQRDGTAAVVQLVCRPPVRTGQPVLLVLGSRSVLERRAVAAQPEDPVTGADLTFDVPDAPVGTHLARLRIGGVDSLLVDRTGPKPVFDATQTVTIL, from the coding sequence ATGAGTGACGCCAACGCGATCGAGGCCGTGACCGAGGCGCTGGTCCAGCTGGTGCTCGAAGGCGCGCGCGAGGTCGAGAGCGGCGCGAAGGTCGAAGCGCGGCCGCCGCACGAGACGCCGGGGCCGAGCGGCGATCCGCAGCTGAACCTGTTCCTCTACCAAATCGGCATCGACGAGTCGCTGCGCAACGAGGATCCCGTAGGGCTGCGGCCCGGGGAGCACGGCGATCCGCAGCTGCCGCTCGTCCTGCACTACCTGCTCACCGCGTATGTGCCGGGCGGTGCGGACACTATCGCGCACCGGATGCTCGGCGGTGCGCTGCGGACGCTGCACGAGCATCCGCACCTCAGCCGCGCGCGGCTCCGGCAGGTGCAGTCGCCCAGCAATGTGTCGGAACAGTCCGAGCTGATCCGGCTCACCTGGCAGTCCTTCGTGGAGAAGGACATCTACTCGCTGTGGTCGGCGTTCCAGACCAGCTATCGGCTCACCGTCGCGTTCGAGGCCGGGCCGGTGCTCATCGACAGCCGCCGCCCGCCGCGTACGGCGGTGCCGGTGCTGCGTCGGGGCGCGCTGGACCGGGGGCCGGAAGCGGCGGCCAGCGTCGAATCGCCGTACCCGCAGCTCACCGCCGCGGTGCCGGTCGCGGTCGGTCCGGACGGTCTTGAGCACGAGCAGGCTTCGGTCAAGCTCGGCGGACGCGTCGTGCTGCGGGGTGCGAATCTCGACCAGGCGAACGAGGTCCGGTTGTCGCATCCGCTGCTGGCCGGGCCGGTGTCGATTCCTGTCGTGCCGGGAAGCGGGGCCGAGGTCCGGTTCGAGCTGACCGGGCCGCCGCAGGCGTTTCCGGCCGGGCTGTGGTCGGTGGCGGTGGTGTCCGGCACGACGTCGACGAACGAGGTTTCGCTCGCGGTCGCGCCCGAGATCACCAGCGGGATGCCGATGACCGTGCAGCGCGACGGGACCGCCGCGGTGGTCCAGCTGGTCTGCCGTCCTCCGGTGCGGACCGGGCAGCCGGTGCTGCTGGTCCTCGGGTCGCGGTCGGTGCTGGAGCGGCGTGCGGTCGCGGCTCAGCCAGAGGATCCGGTGACGGGCGCGGACCTGACCTTCGACGTCCCGGACGCGCCGGTGGGCACCCATCTCGCCCGCCTCCGGATCGGCGGCGTGGACAGTCTGCTGGTCGACCGCACCGGGCCGAAGCCGGTCTTCGACGCCACGCAGACGGTGACGATCTTATGA
- a CDS encoding phage tail protein has product MSDSKTKRRDPYKNFRFRVKFAGGDYLLGVSKITGFKRSTEVIKHRSGGDPATSAKLPGRTEYDAITLERGVTADKVFAQWANRVWSFANSGQGLETSLKDFRRDLIVDVFDEGGQKVLSYQVFNCWVSEWQPVSDLDANANAVAVQHIKVENEGWVAEEVPEPQETFFEDPA; this is encoded by the coding sequence ATGTCCGACAGCAAGACGAAGCGGCGCGATCCGTACAAGAACTTCCGGTTCCGGGTGAAGTTCGCCGGCGGCGACTATCTGCTCGGGGTCAGCAAGATCACCGGGTTCAAGCGGAGCACCGAGGTGATCAAGCACCGGTCCGGCGGCGATCCGGCGACCAGTGCGAAGCTGCCCGGCCGCACCGAATACGACGCGATCACCCTCGAACGCGGCGTCACCGCGGACAAGGTGTTCGCGCAGTGGGCGAACCGGGTGTGGAGTTTCGCCAACTCCGGGCAGGGGCTGGAGACCTCGCTCAAGGACTTCCGCCGCGACCTCATCGTCGACGTGTTCGACGAGGGCGGCCAGAAAGTACTGTCCTATCAGGTATTCAACTGCTGGGTCTCGGAATGGCAGCCAGTGTCCGATTTGGACGCCAACGCCAACGCGGTCGCCGTGCAGCACATCAAGGTCGAGAACGAGGGGTGGGTCGCCGAGGAGGTTCCGGAGCCGCAGGAGACGTTCTTCGAAGACCCGGCGTGA
- a CDS encoding phage tail sheath family protein, translated as MPITPTFPGVYIDELPSAVRTITGVPTSVAAFVGTAPRGVTNVAVHITSWEDYEQQFGGLDPASDLSYAVWQFYQNGGSEAEIVRVTGTAPPASADQPAADDTAPAKALPAKIVLAPSGPTLYARGEGTWANGTLLARVDHETAKDDLNQLYNLTIHDRTSKVTEQYLNVSIDKNSPRSLTNVIASSGLIGSVENVDKRPDAHSSDKLEVGQDPFQDTTKDGIWYTAASQGVDGPTPRTEDFLGDPGQQSGIYALLKTDIFNMLCLPGAPGLIGGSAQILAKALKLCVDRRAMLIVDPDPNWKTTNAVSGAVKDSTFVLNDDNARNAALYFPRVKQPDPKQENRVREFPPCGMIAGTWARTDVQRGVWKAPAGTEATLSGISGLTVQLSDPQNGVLNPLGVNCLRGMPSVGNVIWGARTQRGADVLANQWKYLPVRRLALFIEESLFRGTQWVVFEPNDEPLWSSIRLNVGAFMNNLFRQGAFQGRTPKDAYLVKCDATNNPQNDIDRGIVNILVGFAPLKPAEFVLIHIQQLAGQIQV; from the coding sequence ATGCCCATCACGCCCACCTTTCCGGGTGTCTACATCGACGAACTGCCGAGCGCGGTTCGGACCATCACCGGGGTGCCCACCTCGGTCGCGGCTTTCGTCGGCACCGCACCGCGCGGCGTCACGAACGTGGCGGTGCACATCACCAGCTGGGAGGACTACGAACAGCAATTCGGCGGCCTCGACCCGGCGAGCGACCTCAGCTACGCGGTCTGGCAGTTCTACCAGAACGGCGGCAGCGAGGCCGAAATCGTGCGGGTGACCGGCACCGCGCCGCCTGCCAGTGCTGATCAGCCCGCGGCCGACGACACCGCGCCGGCCAAGGCGCTACCGGCGAAAATCGTTCTGGCGCCGAGCGGGCCGACGCTCTACGCGCGCGGAGAAGGGACCTGGGCCAACGGAACGCTGCTGGCGCGGGTCGACCACGAGACCGCCAAGGACGACCTCAACCAGCTGTACAACCTGACTATTCACGACCGGACCAGCAAGGTCACCGAGCAGTACCTCAACGTCAGCATCGACAAGAACTCCCCGCGCTCGTTGACGAACGTCATCGCGTCGTCGGGATTGATCGGGTCGGTGGAGAACGTCGACAAGCGGCCGGACGCGCACAGTTCCGACAAGCTGGAAGTCGGGCAGGATCCGTTCCAGGACACCACGAAGGACGGCATCTGGTACACCGCAGCGAGCCAGGGCGTCGACGGGCCGACGCCGAGGACCGAGGACTTCCTCGGCGACCCCGGACAGCAGTCCGGCATCTACGCCTTGCTCAAGACCGACATCTTCAACATGCTCTGCCTGCCGGGAGCTCCGGGGCTGATCGGCGGCTCCGCGCAGATCCTGGCCAAGGCGTTGAAGCTGTGCGTCGACCGCAGGGCGATGCTGATCGTGGACCCGGATCCGAATTGGAAGACGACGAACGCGGTCTCCGGCGCGGTGAAGGACTCCACCTTCGTCCTCAACGACGACAACGCCCGCAACGCGGCGCTGTACTTCCCGCGCGTCAAACAGCCGGATCCCAAGCAGGAGAACAGGGTTCGCGAATTCCCTCCGTGCGGGATGATCGCGGGAACGTGGGCGCGCACGGATGTCCAGCGGGGCGTCTGGAAGGCTCCAGCGGGCACCGAGGCGACGTTGAGCGGCATCAGCGGCCTCACGGTCCAACTGTCCGATCCGCAGAACGGTGTGCTCAACCCGCTCGGCGTCAACTGCCTGCGCGGCATGCCGTCGGTGGGGAACGTGATCTGGGGCGCGCGCACTCAACGCGGCGCGGACGTGCTCGCGAACCAGTGGAAATACCTGCCGGTACGGCGATTGGCGCTCTTCATCGAGGAAAGCCTGTTCCGCGGTACGCAATGGGTGGTGTTCGAACCGAACGACGAACCGTTGTGGTCGTCGATTCGGCTGAACGTCGGCGCGTTCATGAACAACCTGTTCCGGCAGGGCGCTTTCCAAGGCCGTACGCCGAAGGACGCCTATCTCGTGAAATGCGACGCGACGAACAATCCGCAGAACGACATCGACCGCGGCATCGTCAACATCCTGGTCGGGTTCGCCCCGCTGAAGCCCGCCGAGTTCGTGCTCATCCACATTCAGCAGCTCGCCGGTCAGATCCAGGTGTAG